Proteins from a single region of Diorhabda sublineata isolate icDioSubl1.1 chromosome 2, icDioSubl1.1, whole genome shotgun sequence:
- the LOC130453090 gene encoding clavesin-2 isoform X2, with translation MSAEIGYKKLLPELAPSLLSVMEKLPTVKLGDYVLQFEIDELRPEVQEIARKELNENPDTKREAIATLRDLLKEEKDLKVPLDNDLWLVRFLRPCKFYPESARDLIKRYYKFKVTHADVYDGLMPSKEKNIFEQNILTVQPNRDQFGRRILIIELGKKWKTDEVTLDEVYKGCVLFLEAAMLEPETQVCGAIVIFDMLGLTLSQTTKFTPGFAKRIVDWLQDSMPLRLKNIHIVNQPYIFKIVFAFFKPFLREKLRSRIIFHGTDRKSLQQYISPKCLPECYGGTLDLPRINGNQWYELLVMCDQEYTAINSYGYNKKGEL, from the exons TTGCCCCAAGTCTGCTTTCCGTTATGGAAAAGCTCCCCACGGTAAAGTTGGGGGATTACGTGCTGCAATTCGAAATTGACGAATTAAGACCGGAAGTACAAGAAATCGCTAGGAAAGAACTGAATGAAAATCCGGACACTAAAAGGGAAGCTATAGCAACACTACGAGATCTTTTAAAAG AGGAAAAAGACCTTAAAGTACCATTAGATAACGACCTTTGGTTAGTGAGATTTTTGAGACCATGTAAATTCTATCCTGAAAGCGCCCGTGATTTG ATTAAgagatattataaatttaaagtaACGCACGCCGATGTTTACGACGGTTTGATGCCCAGTAAAGAGAAGAATATTTtcgaacaaaatattttaacagtaCAACCGAATAGAGATCAATTTGGTAGaagaattttaattatagaattAGGAA aaaaatggaaaacggATGAAGTGACATTAGACGAAGTATACAAAGGTTGTGTGTTGTTCCTCGAAGCGGCCATGTTGGAACCGGAAACACAAGTATGCGGCGCCATTGTTATTTTCGATATGCTCGGTTTGACTTTATCACAAACGACTAAATTCACACCCGGATTCGCCAAAAGAATCGTCGATTGGCTTCAG GACAGCATGCCTTTAAGGTTAAAAAATATCCACATCGTGAATCAaccttatattttcaaaatagttttcgCATTTTTCAAACCTTTCCTTAGGGAAAAATTGAGAAGCCGTATCATCTTCCACGGTACAGATCGCAAATCGTTACAGCAATACATAAGCCCCAAATGCTTGCCTGAATGTTACGGGGGTACTTTAGATTTACCAAGAATAAACGGTAACCAATGGTACGAACTGTTGGTTATGTGCGATCAAGAATACACCG CGATCAATTCATATGGTTATAACAAAAAGGGAGAATTGTAA
- the LOC130453090 gene encoding clavesin-2 isoform X4, with translation MSKVAPSLLSVMEKLPTVKLGDYVLQFEIDELRPEVQEIARKELNENPDTKREAIATLRDLLKEEKDLKVPLDNDLWLVRFLRPCKFYPESARDLIKRYYKFKVTHADVYDGLMPSKEKNIFEQNILTVQPNRDQFGRRILIIELGKKWKTDEVTLDEVYKGCVLFLEAAMLEPETQVCGAIVIFDMLGLTLSQTTKFTPGFAKRIVDWLQDSMPLRLKNIHIVNQPYIFKIVFAFFKPFLREKLRSRIIFHGTDRKSLQQYISPKCLPECYGGTLDLPRINGNQWYELLVMCDQEYTAINSYGYNKKGEL, from the exons ATGTCCAAAg TTGCCCCAAGTCTGCTTTCCGTTATGGAAAAGCTCCCCACGGTAAAGTTGGGGGATTACGTGCTGCAATTCGAAATTGACGAATTAAGACCGGAAGTACAAGAAATCGCTAGGAAAGAACTGAATGAAAATCCGGACACTAAAAGGGAAGCTATAGCAACACTACGAGATCTTTTAAAAG AGGAAAAAGACCTTAAAGTACCATTAGATAACGACCTTTGGTTAGTGAGATTTTTGAGACCATGTAAATTCTATCCTGAAAGCGCCCGTGATTTG ATTAAgagatattataaatttaaagtaACGCACGCCGATGTTTACGACGGTTTGATGCCCAGTAAAGAGAAGAATATTTtcgaacaaaatattttaacagtaCAACCGAATAGAGATCAATTTGGTAGaagaattttaattatagaattAGGAA aaaaatggaaaacggATGAAGTGACATTAGACGAAGTATACAAAGGTTGTGTGTTGTTCCTCGAAGCGGCCATGTTGGAACCGGAAACACAAGTATGCGGCGCCATTGTTATTTTCGATATGCTCGGTTTGACTTTATCACAAACGACTAAATTCACACCCGGATTCGCCAAAAGAATCGTCGATTGGCTTCAG GACAGCATGCCTTTAAGGTTAAAAAATATCCACATCGTGAATCAaccttatattttcaaaatagttttcgCATTTTTCAAACCTTTCCTTAGGGAAAAATTGAGAAGCCGTATCATCTTCCACGGTACAGATCGCAAATCGTTACAGCAATACATAAGCCCCAAATGCTTGCCTGAATGTTACGGGGGTACTTTAGATTTACCAAGAATAAACGGTAACCAATGGTACGAACTGTTGGTTATGTGCGATCAAGAATACACCG CGATCAATTCATATGGTTATAACAAAAAGGGAGAATTGTAA
- the LOC130453090 gene encoding clavesin-2 isoform X3 — protein sequence MAEIIYVPMAPELAPSLLSVMEKLPTVKLGDYVLQFEIDELRPEVQEIARKELNENPDTKREAIATLRDLLKEEKDLKVPLDNDLWLVRFLRPCKFYPESARDLIKRYYKFKVTHADVYDGLMPSKEKNIFEQNILTVQPNRDQFGRRILIIELGKKWKTDEVTLDEVYKGCVLFLEAAMLEPETQVCGAIVIFDMLGLTLSQTTKFTPGFAKRIVDWLQDSMPLRLKNIHIVNQPYIFKIVFAFFKPFLREKLRSRIIFHGTDRKSLQQYISPKCLPECYGGTLDLPRINGNQWYELLVMCDQEYTAINSYGYNKKGEL from the exons TTGCCCCAAGTCTGCTTTCCGTTATGGAAAAGCTCCCCACGGTAAAGTTGGGGGATTACGTGCTGCAATTCGAAATTGACGAATTAAGACCGGAAGTACAAGAAATCGCTAGGAAAGAACTGAATGAAAATCCGGACACTAAAAGGGAAGCTATAGCAACACTACGAGATCTTTTAAAAG AGGAAAAAGACCTTAAAGTACCATTAGATAACGACCTTTGGTTAGTGAGATTTTTGAGACCATGTAAATTCTATCCTGAAAGCGCCCGTGATTTG ATTAAgagatattataaatttaaagtaACGCACGCCGATGTTTACGACGGTTTGATGCCCAGTAAAGAGAAGAATATTTtcgaacaaaatattttaacagtaCAACCGAATAGAGATCAATTTGGTAGaagaattttaattatagaattAGGAA aaaaatggaaaacggATGAAGTGACATTAGACGAAGTATACAAAGGTTGTGTGTTGTTCCTCGAAGCGGCCATGTTGGAACCGGAAACACAAGTATGCGGCGCCATTGTTATTTTCGATATGCTCGGTTTGACTTTATCACAAACGACTAAATTCACACCCGGATTCGCCAAAAGAATCGTCGATTGGCTTCAG GACAGCATGCCTTTAAGGTTAAAAAATATCCACATCGTGAATCAaccttatattttcaaaatagttttcgCATTTTTCAAACCTTTCCTTAGGGAAAAATTGAGAAGCCGTATCATCTTCCACGGTACAGATCGCAAATCGTTACAGCAATACATAAGCCCCAAATGCTTGCCTGAATGTTACGGGGGTACTTTAGATTTACCAAGAATAAACGGTAACCAATGGTACGAACTGTTGGTTATGTGCGATCAAGAATACACCG CGATCAATTCATATGGTTATAACAAAAAGGGAGAATTGTAA
- the LOC130453090 gene encoding clavesin-2 isoform X1, translating into MFRSKKEKKKIENITPIELGSRDIPASLAPSLLSVMEKLPTVKLGDYVLQFEIDELRPEVQEIARKELNENPDTKREAIATLRDLLKEEKDLKVPLDNDLWLVRFLRPCKFYPESARDLIKRYYKFKVTHADVYDGLMPSKEKNIFEQNILTVQPNRDQFGRRILIIELGKKWKTDEVTLDEVYKGCVLFLEAAMLEPETQVCGAIVIFDMLGLTLSQTTKFTPGFAKRIVDWLQDSMPLRLKNIHIVNQPYIFKIVFAFFKPFLREKLRSRIIFHGTDRKSLQQYISPKCLPECYGGTLDLPRINGNQWYELLVMCDQEYTAINSYGYNKKGEL; encoded by the exons TTGCCCCAAGTCTGCTTTCCGTTATGGAAAAGCTCCCCACGGTAAAGTTGGGGGATTACGTGCTGCAATTCGAAATTGACGAATTAAGACCGGAAGTACAAGAAATCGCTAGGAAAGAACTGAATGAAAATCCGGACACTAAAAGGGAAGCTATAGCAACACTACGAGATCTTTTAAAAG AGGAAAAAGACCTTAAAGTACCATTAGATAACGACCTTTGGTTAGTGAGATTTTTGAGACCATGTAAATTCTATCCTGAAAGCGCCCGTGATTTG ATTAAgagatattataaatttaaagtaACGCACGCCGATGTTTACGACGGTTTGATGCCCAGTAAAGAGAAGAATATTTtcgaacaaaatattttaacagtaCAACCGAATAGAGATCAATTTGGTAGaagaattttaattatagaattAGGAA aaaaatggaaaacggATGAAGTGACATTAGACGAAGTATACAAAGGTTGTGTGTTGTTCCTCGAAGCGGCCATGTTGGAACCGGAAACACAAGTATGCGGCGCCATTGTTATTTTCGATATGCTCGGTTTGACTTTATCACAAACGACTAAATTCACACCCGGATTCGCCAAAAGAATCGTCGATTGGCTTCAG GACAGCATGCCTTTAAGGTTAAAAAATATCCACATCGTGAATCAaccttatattttcaaaatagttttcgCATTTTTCAAACCTTTCCTTAGGGAAAAATTGAGAAGCCGTATCATCTTCCACGGTACAGATCGCAAATCGTTACAGCAATACATAAGCCCCAAATGCTTGCCTGAATGTTACGGGGGTACTTTAGATTTACCAAGAATAAACGGTAACCAATGGTACGAACTGTTGGTTATGTGCGATCAAGAATACACCG CGATCAATTCATATGGTTATAACAAAAAGGGAGAATTGTAA
- the LOC130453181 gene encoding alpha-tocopherol transfer protein-like — MSIKIEKSLDNVPYIQLGSHQLRLDLEDLTPEEKQRAEQELRETPENVKYALEKLKELLGDEPDFFVPIDDDIFLTKFLRPCRFIPENAFRIMRKYYGFKIKYPKFSCNITPAGIRHVFDKEIFKMLPTRTSNGCRIMIVSLEKWDPKQVKLEDLFKAVMVAMEIAMLEPKTQCGGVEIILDTKGLALIHIYQITPTLAKIILEWIQECCAVRLKGIHVINQPLIFNMGYKIFKPFLGERLKKALFFHGHNAENLLKRISPESLPPKYGGTADIPEYPGSLFSDMLFYYEKNFEEYNTYGYKEDTKTVQTFNDTKEEISVTCH; from the exons ATGtcgataaaaatcgaaaaaagttTAGATAACGTGCCTTACATCCAATTGGGCTCGCATCAATTACGATTAGATTTAGAAGATTTAACGCCGGAAGAAAAGCAAAGAGCTGAGCAAGAATTGAGAGAAACGcctgaaaatgtgaaatatgcATTAGAAAAACTCAAGGAATTGTTAGGAG ATGAACCAGATTTTTTCGTACCAATCGACGACGAcatatttcttacaaaatttcTGAGGCCGTGTCGGTTTATTCCCGAAAATGCTTTCAGAATCATGAGAAAATACTACGGGTTCAAAATAAAGTATCCTAAATTTAGTTGCAACATCACTCCAGCTGGTATCAGACATGTTTTCgacaaagaaatttttaaaatgctaCCAACAAGAACGTCTAACGGCTGCAGAATCATGATCGTCAGCTTAG AAAAATGGGACCCTAAACAAGTGAAATTGGAAGATCTGTTTAAAGCTGTAATGGTAGCTATGGAAATCGCCATGTTAGAACCGAAAACTCAATGTGGTGGTGTCGAAATTATTCTGGATACTAAAGGGTTAGCGTTAATTCACATTTATCAGATCACCCCTACGctagcaaaaattattttagaatggATACAG GAATGTTGTGCTGTAAGGCTGAAAGGAATTCATGTTATAAATCAACCGTTAATATTCAACATGGGTTATAAGATATTTAAACCATTCTTAGGGGAGAGATTAAAAAAAGCG TTGTTTTTCCATGGACATAAtgctgaaaatttattaaaacgaaTTTCCCCGGAAAGTTTACCCCCAAAATACGGTGGTACTGCTGATATTCCAGAATATCCAGGATCTTTATTTTCTGACATGCTTTtctattacgaaaaaaattttgaag aatataatactTATGGATATAAGGAAGATACAAAAACAGTACAAACATTTAATGATACTAAAGAGGAAATAAGTGTAACATGCCATTAA